The Festucalex cinctus isolate MCC-2025b chromosome 10, RoL_Fcin_1.0, whole genome shotgun sequence region attgaaattcaataaacaatttcaatttttaaaatccacaatgacaaaatcagcatcatcgtaaaaaaaaaaaaagattcttaatactattttttcagttgtttcaatttactgtatacatttgcaccatttttaaattttaaaataacaaatttaataaatttagttTCATCCAAAAAGAACATGCATAATTATTAGTGTTTtagataattttatttgtcgtaatattttttttttaatatatttaacattttcttttttttttgtaccaaaaaaaataaaggtgtCCTGCAAGTTTTTGTctacattattatcattattattattattattattattctaaaaTCTGTTTGATCCAagaggaacttacataattagtgtttctattttttttaattgcttttaatatgtttgaaatgcttaaacatttgtttttgtaccaaaaaataatcatttgaataatcatgatttcaattattgccaaaataatcatgattattattttttcccataatcgagcagccttaATACAAAATATACTTTACTATAAGGTACTTTGTGGACCCATTGCACTGATAAGTACACTTTGTTTTTCAGGATGAGTTCCATCCGTTCATCGAGGCGCTGCTGCCGCAGGTGCGCGCCTTCGCCTACACCTGGTTCAACCTGCAGGCCAGGAAGAGGAAGTACTTCAAGAAGCACGAGAAGAGGATGACCAAAGAAGAAGAGAGGGCGGTCAAGGAGGAGCTTCTCGGGGAGAAGGCCGAGGTACGTCCcgggaaaagaaaaacaccttTGCGTTCAATATATTCATCGACAAGAGTGCGGGCATATTTCTTACTCCAATTGGTTCATTACGATGTGAAATACTTGCTTAATTGGTTTATTCTTTTTAAGCGGACAAGATTAGTGAAATACACAAATGTACATACATGTTTACCTATGTATCTAATCGTTTAATTAAAATGCTCAACAGTTTTTCATTTCATCTGTTGACTAATTGATTCAATCATTTATTGAATATAAAATGCATTTGTAGACTGATTTTACTTCATGTTGATTAGATTATAAAATATTAGTAAagaaatacatttacattttagtattttcaatttgtttgattaaatagtTGATTATTTACTCATAATttaaatttattgttttaaaatgagcACAAACTATTTATTACAAAACAGTTTTACCAATTATATGCcaactaatatatatgtatatattttttgcttcatCTTTAAATGACCTGGCTCATctcacatttgaaaataggtcaaaagAGCAAAAGGTTTTCCAATATCTGCTCTAACCATGTGACATAACtgtgacagtgtcaatcaaaatcatttttgtAAAGAAGTTTTAATACagtgttattttcattttatttatttgttttggtcaggcACGACAGTGGACAGCTAGGGGTCCAAATTACACATGTAATGATCATCATGTCCAGCAGAGGGCGACGTGACTACATTGTTCAGCTAACCGACAGAATGGTGCTGTTGAATGTTTCCATGACTGCATTTGACGCCCATTtataataaaattttaaaaagacatatgataaaaaacaaaacaaaaaaaccccaataaaTTATTGAATAAACCAGAATATAATGCCAATAGCCTTTTCCCTGAAAAACTGGggctttaaaaatatttatggaaaaaaatatatatatcttgaAAAAAATGTGGCTAATTATGAATCTGCGAGTTCCGAACATTAAGTATGCAGTAggggtgtgacgatatatcgatatcgccataaatcgtgatactttgtctcccgatagattatcgatacgtccacacaagtatcacgatatttgcAGTTAATATACGGCCACTATGACGGCTAGATTGGTCATGACTTttcgagcaattacttggcgggccactagggggagcgcctcatgtGTGGCGAGGAAATGGAGAGGAAGTCTTCAggctcatgagcttagtttattattattattattattattattattattattattattattattattataatatttatatatacctatatattatgtttttatattatattatattaattaattgattttatttttttgtgtgttgcagGTGAAGCAGAAGTGGGCCAGCCGCCTTCTGGCCAAACTGCGTAAGGACATCCGCCCGGAATGCCGAGAGGACTTTGTCATGTCGTTGACGGGCAAGAAGGCGGCCTGCTGCGTCCTGTCCAACCCGGACCAGAAGGGCAAAATGCGACGCATCGATTGCCTCAGACAGGCCGACAAGGTGGAGCGGGCGGGCGGAAGGTGCGGGGGGCCGCCGACGGGATCCCCCACTCCGGGGCTGACGTCCCGCGTGTGTTATGTCCCCACCCCTCCCCCTGCGCAGGTGTGGCGGCTGGACCTGGTGATGGTGATCCTGTTCAAGGGGATCCCGCTGGAGAGCACGGACGGCGAGCGTCTGGTCAAGGGCGGCCACTGCGCCAACCCGCTGCTCTGCGTGCAGCCCAGACACATCTCCGTCTCCGTCAAGGAGCTCGACCTCTACCTGGCCTACTACGTCCACCGCAGAGGCCAGTAGTACGCTTTTCTGCTTTATGATCAGGCACCGCGGCGGGCAGCTATATTCGCGAGGAGGCGGGGCCTGAATTTatatagaaaaaacaaaaacaaaaaaaactggatAGCCactagcccatacacgccagcgCAAGCCCTTGAAGTcacacggcggccatcttgttactcccaactcgcgagcagactactgtataaaatatggggtgtgaattgccgagtaccccgcgattcgatccgtatcacgattcacaggtcaccaTTCAAGTCTCAATACCGATACAAATCTATCAGTAGATTACtgcgatttattttatttttttttaactcaaattcagacctcaaaagtcttgaccTATCAGCTATCCATATAGTGGTCCCAACAGTTTGCAcgcttgattttattttattttttgccagacATTGACCCTGTTCTGTGGCTATCATCACATCATTTCTCCCCCTTTTTGCGTGCGTTGCAGAAGGCGAGGAGGGCAGCAGTCCCGCGCGGGTCGCCGTGGCGTCCGATCAGGAGGACAGTCGCACCGCCACCATGGGTAAGCTAGCGCACGTAGCGTGTGGCACCGTAGCGCCGTATGACGACGTCCTCTGCACGTGTCGCAGACGGTCCCGAGTTCCAAGACGCCTTCGTGACGTCGGGAGTTTTCAGCGTCACCGAGTTGGTGCAGGTGTCGAGAAGTAAGTCGCCCGGGTGGCGCCGCGGTGCCGGCTTGTCACCCCGTGATGCTCCTGAACGcaacttggggggaaaaaaagatggcgTCAAGTCAAGGCGGCACGTCacagcgttttttttgtttttttttgcagctccgGTGGTGTCAGGCGTGGGACCAAGTTTCTCCATCGGGGAGCTTCAGGGCCACCTGGCCTACGATCTCAACCCGGCGCTCCCCCAGCCCGTCAACATGCGACGCACGCTCGCCAGCACCTCGTCCAGCGGGTAAGACGAGCGCGCGCAAATGCACAAAAAGAGAGTCACTTTCTATTctttcatttactcccaaaaaacatatcaataggttctatttgaaatgtgtttttattatcattattttttatgctaaaccatgcagaaggctttgatgcagcctctgaactgtagagaacgggtgaagcaatggtaggagttacaaaaacggccagcaggtggcagcagagtataagagatcagccagggccatgttaaaaaaaaaagaagcacatttgtgaataatgttgaaacatcacgatattctcatgctaattgctgcaaaacagaaacctatctatctatctatcattcatcatctatcaagcatccatctatccatccatccattgagcatccatccatccatcatccatcatccatccatccatccatctgattTAAATATAACAGCCCCTTTGTCTGTGTTGGCGTGCGCAGGAGTAAGCGTCACAAGTCGGGCTCGATGGAGGATGAGGTGGGCAG contains the following coding sequences:
- the nfic gene encoding LOW QUALITY PROTEIN: nuclear factor 1 C-type (The sequence of the model RefSeq protein was modified relative to this genomic sequence to represent the inferred CDS: inserted 2 bases in 1 codon), whose translation is MDEFHPFIEALLPQVRAFAYTWFNLQARKRKYFKKHEKRMTKEEERAVKEELLGEKAEVKQKWASRLLAKLRKDIRPECREDFVMSLTGKKAACCVLSNPDQKGKMRRIDCLRQADKVWRLDLVMVILFKGIPLESTDGERLVKGGHCANPLLCVQPRHISVSVKELDLYLAYYVHRREGEEGSSPARVAVASDQEDSRTATMDGPEFQDAFVTSGVFSVTELVQVSRTPVVSGVGPSFSIGELQGHLAYDLNPALPQPVNMRRTLASTSSSGSKRHKSGSMEDEVGSPGGEYYHSPSSPASSSRNWTDDMEGGVSPPVKKAELDSPSGQEDSPRLGSFTQHHRPVIAVHSGLSRPHPSPSLHFASSSYFPHGAIRYPPHLGQDPLKDLVSLACDPANQSSVSASSPRRSXSSSSSSSSCSLAHWLTVAFVQLNGSNQLKVSGHYLSSQMLAPSLGPPPSSLPRPPLPADVKPPSSTSSDRAANSPASPTYSAPGTPGTPPASRSSFVGVAPRDPAGLYQAQSWYLGN